From a single Flavobacterium sp. genomic region:
- the gcvT gene encoding glycine cleavage system aminomethyltransferase GcvT, whose translation MKNTALTHIHESLGAKMVPFAGYNMPVQYEGVNAEHEIVRNGVGVFDVSHMGEFFLKGENALALIQKVTSNDASKLVDGKAQYSCLPNNEGGIVDDLIVYKIADNHYMLVVNASNIEKDWNWIASHNDLGVDMQNLSEGYSLLAIQGPKAAAAMQSLTSIDLTNMGYYTFQIGDFAGKSDVIVSATGYTGSGGFEIYFKNEDAEYIWNKVFEAGAAFGIKPIGLAARDTLRLEMGFCLYGNDINDTTSPLEAGLGWITKFDKEFTNSENLKKQKEAGVARKLVGFEMIERGIPRHEYEIADANGNVVGIVTSGTQSPSMGIAIGMGYVPTALATPDSEIYIRIRNKDIKAKVVKMPFYKK comes from the coding sequence ATGAAAAATACAGCGTTAACGCACATTCACGAAAGTTTAGGAGCTAAAATGGTTCCGTTTGCAGGATACAATATGCCTGTGCAATATGAAGGAGTAAATGCAGAACACGAAATCGTTAGAAATGGCGTTGGTGTTTTTGACGTTTCTCACATGGGCGAATTCTTCTTAAAAGGAGAAAATGCGTTGGCTTTGATTCAGAAAGTAACTTCAAATGATGCGTCTAAATTAGTTGATGGAAAAGCTCAATATTCATGTTTACCAAATAATGAAGGCGGAATTGTTGACGATTTAATTGTTTATAAAATTGCTGATAATCATTATATGTTAGTAGTAAATGCTTCTAATATTGAAAAAGATTGGAATTGGATTGCATCGCACAATGATTTAGGTGTGGATATGCAAAACCTTTCTGAAGGATATTCTTTACTAGCTATTCAAGGTCCAAAAGCTGCCGCTGCTATGCAATCATTGACTTCTATCGATTTAACGAATATGGGATATTACACGTTCCAAATTGGTGATTTTGCAGGAAAAAGCGATGTAATTGTTTCAGCTACAGGTTATACCGGTTCGGGAGGATTTGAAATTTACTTTAAAAATGAAGATGCCGAATACATTTGGAACAAAGTTTTTGAAGCTGGAGCCGCTTTTGGAATTAAACCAATTGGATTAGCAGCGCGTGATACGTTACGTTTAGAAATGGGATTCTGTTTATATGGAAACGACATCAACGATACAACTTCTCCATTAGAAGCTGGTTTAGGATGGATTACTAAATTCGATAAAGAATTTACCAATTCTGAAAACTTGAAAAAACAAAAAGAAGCGGGTGTTGCTCGTAAATTAGTTGGTTTCGAAATGATAGAGAGAGGTATTCCTCGTCACGAATATGAAATTGCTGATGCTAATGGTAATGTAGTGGGAATCGTAACTTCTGGAACGCAATCACCTTCTATGGGAATTGCTATTGGAATGGGATATGTTCCAACAGCTTTAGCTACACCAGATTCTGAAATTTATATTAGAATTAGAAATAAAGATATTAAAGCAAAAGTGGTTAAAATGCCGTTTTACAAAAAATAA